The genomic stretch ACCAACATTCCCCAATTCCAGCTCTGACATTTTTCCTGAATCCCAGACCCAGTCTTTCCCCAACCCCTCTGGAGCTCCCATCCAGTATCCACCTCCAGCTTATCCGACTGCTAAAACCAACTTTCAGGTGCCAATGATCCCGGATTACTTGTTCCCTCAGCAACAGGGTGAGCTCAGTCTTGTTCCAGCTGATCAGaagcccttcccagctctcgagaccagagcacagcagccttcCCTCACACCACTGTCCACCATCAAGGCATTTGCTACGCAGACTGGCTCCCAAGAGCTGAAGACCCTCAATGCTAATTATCAGTCCCAGCTGATCAAGCCCAGCAGGATGAGGAAATACCCCAACCGTCCCAGCAAGACGCCTCCTCATGAGCGTCCCTATGCCTGCCCAGTGGAGTCCTGTGACCGGAGGTTTTCACGATCTGATGAGCTAACACGGCACATACGCATCCACACGGGACAGAAACCTTTCCAGTGCCGGATTTGCATGCGGAACTTCAGCAGGAGTGACCACTTGACTACGCACATCCGCACGCACACAGGAGAGAAGCCATTTGCTTGTGACATTTGTGGCAGAAAATTTGCCAGAAGTGATGAGAGGAAGAGGCACACTAAAATCCACCTTAGGCAGAAGGACAAGAAAGTGGaaaaggcagctccagcctcaaCTGCTTCCCCAGTTCCTGCCTATTCATCCGCTGTGACTACATCCTACCCTTCCTCCATCGCCACCACTTATCCCTCCCCAGTGCGCACAGTGTAttcttctcctgctccctcttCCTATCCCTCCCCTGCACACACCACATTCCCATCCCCTTCTATAGCAACCACTTACCCCTCTGGCACCGCCACTTTTCAGACCCAAGTGGCCACTTCCTTCTCATCTCCAGGAGTCACTAACAATTTCAGCTCACAGGTAACCTCAGCACTTTCAGACATGAACTCAGCCTTTTCTCCAAGGACAATTGAGATCTGCTGAGACAACCTTCTGGAACAGGATAATTCACCTTTTCCATTGGTATTATCAGACATGGAGTCTCCGATTACTCCCACAACACCATACGTTGCAAGGCTATTTAGTTTAAACTTCAGCTGCCTGAATCGACTGCTGCTTAAGTTTTCCACCTCTGCTGAATGACTTAATTTGCATGGACTGTGGATATAACTTTCCCCGTAAACAATAGTCTTTTATTAGGAAGAAAGGACTTTTGATTAAGTATCTAGCTAATGTAAATTGTACATGTGCCatggttttgctttcctttaggTACTATTGATGTGGAAAAAATCTTTGCATATTCATATAGTATAATTTGGAGTTTGCAGGGCCATATTTTGTAAATGTTAATTCTATTTCAGTGACAATGCTATAATGCGTTTCAAACTTCTTTGGGAACAGCACTTACTGTATTTGAGCATGTTGGAGTGATGCTATGTAATTATCATCTGATGAGACACTCACATGTGGcagaagttttgttttaaaagttacaAGTCTTGGTGCCTTTTTGTGAAGCCTTGCTGACGTCATGCGTTTGTGTGAGTGGATGCTTTGCATCTTGCCTTAAAGTGGAAGGGATGTTACTCAAAGAATGTAAGGAAGAGCAGGGAAtgggtggggagaggagcaAGAGAAAGGGCCAGGGGATggaatgtaaggaaaaaaaaaaagaccccaaaaaagaaaacaaaacaaccaaaaccccaaaacaaacaatcagaaaaacaacaacaacaacaacaacaacaacaacaaaacaaacaaaaaaccaaaccaaccccagaCCCTCTCCCCCTCCACCTCTCAAAGTCTATTTttgttacaaaaatgtaaatttatatatatatatatatatatatatatatatgttcaGGAGTTGGAATGTTGTAGTTACCTACTGAGTAGGCAGCAATTTTTGTATGTTATGAACATGCAGTTCAttattttgtggtttatttttactttgtaaTTGTGTTTGTTAAAATGAAAGTGACTGTTTGGCTTCTAAACACATTGAATGCGCTTTTCTGCCATTGGGATATTTGGTGTACAATacccttcagaaaaaaataaataaaacatcaaaTTGTGCAGACTTACACTTGCCTTGAAATTACTACTTAGGAAGACTGCACCACAGCAATCCCAACTCTTTTAGTTGCTTCAAAGCCAACACATAACCACTtgtctccaggaaaaaaaaaaaaaacaaaccctgttTAAAGAAAGGAGACGAAATCAATCCTATGTCCAGTTGCTTTCAAAAAACATGGATGGCGGACTCATGTCCTTGCATTAGGTGCATCACCACCTCTTTTGAAGTAACCACAATTACTGTCTCCTGGTCTAGCCTTCTGGAATTTTGATTGTGCTAAAAACTGACCAAGTAGGCTGTCAAGCAATGCTTGATGAGCCTGAGGGTGCCCCAGGTTCTCCAGAGCATTTTGAAGTGAGTAATTTTCATGcctaaagaggaaaaaagaagatagGTTCTCTTTGGTGCACTGTGTGAAAAGCGGTCCAAGTAAGGGAGTAGTGCTTGCCTATACAGGAACGAAGGCCGGTGCACCCTTGCCAGCGTaacataaaggaaataaatgcatgGGTTTTCTGCATCCACTACTTTCGTGGCCTTTGTCccataaaatgaaaacagattgcagggaagaaaaatgccttATGAGAAAGCATTGCCCATGCATTTTCTGCAAGATCTTTCGTTTGCTGTTGGCCTGAAGACAGGTTCTGTTTCTTAAAAAGTTTGATTCTAGTCCAATTACTAGGATGAGTCGGTTTCAAGGAGTTTGTTCCCAAGGAAACAGCAGGTGTTGTCACTGGCGGGGAAAACCCTCCCCCTGCAGGAAGTGCAGCGGCGAGGAAGGAAGCGAAAACCTCTCGCTTTTGCGCTTACGCGCAGAAGACCCATTTGCTCGGAACTAAACCTCGGCTGTTTGTGATTTAAAACCCAATTCAGGTCTGACCACTAGCGACAGGAACGGCCTCCCGGCTTGGCTCGAAGGACACCACCCCCCCTTCGCCTCCAGCTGTCGTGGTGCCGCGCCAGCGCCGGGAGCGCgccgggggcggccccgggtGAACAGAAGCGCCGTCCCCTCTGTCGCCGTCCGGAACAGCACCGACCATATTTGGCATTTCCTCCATGCCTTTTATGGCACTTCCGCGGCCCAAAAAAGGAGTTTCCTGCTCAGGCGTTCCGGGGCTGCGCCGCGCAGCCGCCGTGATGCTGCAGCGCactccccctcccctttccccccagctctccccctCCGCCCCCTCCGCTCGGGCGGCCCGCACCGGCGGTGGGTCGCGCGCGTGCGAGCCGCGGAACTCCGCTCCGCAGTGGGCCGAGCGGCTGGCTGCGGCTTTCCGTGGGGCTCCCAAAGGCCGCTGGAGTACAGGCCGACCATCAGCGCTTCCTCGCTGCTGGTTGCTGTTCGTTTTCGTTTAGTGGGGGCTGAGTCGCTCTTCATACACGCCTCCGAAATAGGTAGGATACCGTCTGGCCTGGGAAGTGCTGCAGAGGCCAGAGACCTTGTCCACCCAGGCTTTTGCTCTGCAGACCCTTTCCTTGAGCGACTGTTTACGTGGGGAAGTGTGGATAGTCCTCGACTAGGTGGCTGGTTTGCACTTTAATTGCACTAGAGGAAAAATGATTGTTcggttttcttttttatttccccttagAAATAAGGAGCTAAAAAATAGTTCGAGCATACTCGGAGCCCAGTATCTGGTGTGGTACGCTATGTGGCCTGTTGCATTGTGTCCTTTTGTTTTCTAGAAATGCCACTGGAGACTTTCTGTAAAGCTGGTAAAATGAACTGTTACAGATGTTTCTGCTGTGACTGCGAGCTGCACTTACTGAGTAGCTCATGGGCCCTGACTGGAGACATGAGACAACACGGAGAAAAGAGCTGTAGGCAGAGACTTTGTAGTCAAGAGGTATGTGGTCATGGGCCTTTCTTTCCTTTAGGGCTTTCAGTCGTACATGTCCAGACTTTGTGCATCTGAGCAAGACCTCAGGTAGCCCCAAGAAAAATAACTTCGTAGACTCTAAACTGATAGCTGGCAGACTGAAGGTGATCTGAGCTGTGGCAGATGCCCTTAGAAGGGTTGTACCCTAAGTAGGTGCTCACCACTGTCGGGTTGGACTAAAGCTGAGTGTAGCGGCTGAAGGCTGGCTCATGAAGAGTGTCTTTGG from Camarhynchus parvulus chromosome 13, STF_HiC, whole genome shotgun sequence encodes the following:
- the EGR1 gene encoding early growth response protein 1, with the translated sequence MAAAKAEMQLLPPLQISDPFGAFPHSPPAMDTHYPKLEEMMLLSSGGPQFLAPPGASESAGFGAAGEPGEQHFEHLAADTFPEISLNNEKTLPETSYPNQTTRLPPITYTGRFSLEPAPNSSNPLWPEPLFSLVSGLVGMANAPPTSTPTSSSPSSSSQSSPLSCSVQASENNPIYSAAPTFPNSSSDIFPESQTQSFPNPSGAPIQYPPPAYPTAKTNFQVPMIPDYLFPQQQGELSLVPADQKPFPALETRAQQPSLTPLSTIKAFATQTGSQELKTLNANYQSQLIKPSRMRKYPNRPSKTPPHERPYACPVESCDRRFSRSDELTRHIRIHTGQKPFQCRICMRNFSRSDHLTTHIRTHTGEKPFACDICGRKFARSDERKRHTKIHLRQKDKKVEKAAPASTASPVPAYSSAVTTSYPSSIATTYPSPVRTVYSSPAPSSYPSPAHTTFPSPSIATTYPSGTATFQTQVATSFSSPGVTNNFSSQVTSALSDMNSAFSPRTIEIC